From the Fusarium musae strain F31 chromosome 11, whole genome shotgun sequence genome, one window contains:
- a CDS encoding hypothetical protein (EggNog:ENOG41) — translation MAPTPPFALEHQLTRELDGPARHVPGYPRVSLEDPSMVWDLLAREICSDDLDRVANRLWWMSKQDNGNISPLHRQLVKRRTIVVTEDPKLHLVWIYDRIFIKPLPRYIGSYAFWQDYLCAEEVGGGEREQRIRRAALGYLRTYYYLVKHESDLRIAQDPSLCLIPPDITWKQFCDFASSLGGIADRDVSLRYTYGEIRLTRLNFYAPLLLGKSHFQRVEYQYGPYFARFYGPILFVIAVASVVLSGLQVVVSVGDGGEGGWKGSALWISVIAIVSSCSLIFILGLVLVYKVAREWKFAIRDRLRLLEEKRAAE, via the coding sequence ATGGCCCCGACACCGCCCTTTGCTTTAGAACATCAGCTCACGCGGGAGCTAGACGGGCCGGCCCGGCACGTGCCGGGATACCCCCGCGTGTCTTTGGAGGACCCAAGCATGGTATGGGACTTGCTGGCCAGGGAAATCTGCTCGGATGATCTGGACCGGGTCGCCAACAGGCTCTGGTGGATGTCAAAACAGGACAACGGAAACATATCGCCTCTCCACCGGCAGTTGGTGAAACGGCGCACCATCGTCGTCACGGAGGACCCAAAGCTTCACTTGGTGTGGATCTACGATcgcatcttcatcaagccgCTCCCGCGGTACATCGGCTCCTACGCATTCTGGCAGGACTACCTTTGTGCGGAGGAGGTCGGTGGCGGGGAACGCGAACAGCGCATCCGCCGAGCGGCGCTAGGCTACCTGCGGACGTACTACTATCTCGTAAAGCACGAGTCCGACTTGCGCATCGCCCAGGACCCCAGTCTGTGCCTCATCCCGCCGGACATCACCTGGAAGCAGTTCTGCGACTTCGCATCGAGCTTGGGCGGCATCGCAGACCGAGACGTCTCCCTGCGCTACACGTATGGCGAGATCCGCCTGACGCGACTCAATTTCTACGCTCCGCTCCTCCTTGGCAAATCACACTTCCAGAGAGTTGAGTACCAGTACGGGCCGTACTTTGCGCGCTTCTATGGGCCGATCCTGTTCGTGATTGCGGTCGCGTCGGTGGTCCTGAGCGGACTGCAGGTAGTTGTCTCGGTCGGGGACGGCGGTGAGGGCGGTTGGAAAGGATCGGCGCTCTGGATCAGCGTCATTGCTATCGTGTCGTCCTGCAGTCTCATCTTCATTCTGGGCCTCGTCCTGGTGTACAAAGTGGCGAGGGAGTGGAAGTTTGCGATCCGCGACCGCCTCCGACTGTTGGAGGAGAAGCGGGCGGCAGAGTGA
- a CDS encoding hypothetical protein (EggNog:ENOG41), whose protein sequence is MRGMALASATSGFEARVRGVLRRLTKEQRGHLRTVGAEAYRQRQREREAELESHQEAHNDTYGQQGEDGLEVIEVKRSDLPHPHQYENGKAGSYCERTEATGAGLR, encoded by the exons ATGCGCGGCATGGCACTGGCTAGCGCTACTTCTGGGTTTGAAGCTAG AGTGCGCGGTGTACTCCGCCGGCTCACTAAAGAACAGCGAGGCCATCTTCGGACCGTAGGTGCGGAGGCATACCGACAACGACagcgagagcgagaagcAGAACTGGAATCGCACCAAGAAGCCCACAATGACACGTATGGACAACAAGGCGAGGATGGCCTTGAAGTCATTGAGGTGAAG CGAAGTGATCTGCCTCATCCACATCAATATGAAAATGGGAAAGCTGGGTCG TACTGTGAGCGAACTGAAGCGACGGGGGCTGGTCTTCGGTGA
- a CDS encoding hypothetical protein (EggNog:ENOG41) has product MTANDDGWTPLKSALSKGHAGVVKILLEEGADFTTASKNGWTPLNSASDSGHAEIVKMLLEKGADITTMDNDGWTPLNVASSGGHAEVVKVLLEKGADLTVANNDGWTPLNAALSGGYAEVVKVLLEKGADFTTITNYGVTPLGAASNGGHAEVVKVLLEKGADLTVANNDGWTPLNAASSGGYAEVVKVLLEKGADLTVANNDGWTPLNAASSGGYVEIVKMLLEKGADITTMDNDGWTPLNSASDSGHAEIVKMLLEKGADFTTASKNGWTPLNSALDSGHVEVVKILLEKGANVMTANDDGWTPLHVASNNGHAGVVKILLEEGADFTTASKNGWIPLNLALNGGHAEIVKMLLEKGANIMAANNDGWTPLHVASNNGHAEVVKVLLEKGADITTTDNDGWTPLLSASAEGHVDVVKFLFESSPLYTTETNGLGCTALFLASRNGRLPVVQYLLSTGRFDPNIKNYYGSTALSAAVANGHYEVVELLISTGVSTLEQVHPTVVGISRR; this is encoded by the exons ATGACGGCGAATGATGACGGCTGGACGCCACTGAAATCGGCCTTGAGTAAAGGTCATGCAGGAGTCGTCAAGATACTGCTGGAGGAGGGAGCTGACTTTACGACGGCGAGCAAGAATGGATGGACACCGCTTAACTCGGCCTCGGATAGCGGACATGCAGAAATCGTGAAGATGTTGCTAGAGAAAGGAGCCGATATTACGACGATGGACAACGACGGGTGGACACCACTAAACGTAGCCTCGAGTGGCGGTCATGCAGAAGTAGTCAaggtgctgctggagaagggAGCTGATCTCACGGTAGCAAATAACGATGGCTGGACACCACTAAACGCAGCCTTGAGTGGCGGTTATGCAGAAGTAGTCAaggtgctgctggagaaaGGAGCTGACTTCACGACGATAACTAACTACGGGGTGACACCACTAGGCGCAGCCTCGAATGGCGGTCATGCAGAAGTAGTCAaggtgctgctggagaagggAGCTGATCTCACGGTAGCAAATAACGATGGCTGGACACCACTAAACGCAGCCTCGAGTGGCGGTTATGCAGAAGTAGTTAaggtgctgctggagaagggAGCCGATCTTACGGTAGCAAACAACGATGGCTGGACACCACTAAACGCAGCCTCGAGTGGCGGTTATGTAGAAATCGTGAAGATGTTGCTAGAGAAAGGAGCCGATATTACGACGATGGACAACGACGGGTGGACACCACTAAACTCGGCCTCGGATAGCGGACATGCAGAAATCGTGAAGatgctgctggagaagggAGCTGACTTTACGACGGCGAGCAAGAACGGATGGACACCGCTTAACTCGGCCTTGGATAGCGGACATGTAGAAGTCGTCAAGATACTACTAGAAAAGGGAGCCAACGTCATGACGGCGAATGATGACGGCTGGACGCCACTACATGTGGCTTCGAATAATGGACATGCAGGAGTCGTCAAGATACTGCTGGAGGAGGGAGCTGACTTTACGACGGCGAGcaagaatggatggatacCGCTTAACTTGGCCTTGAATGGCGGACATGCAGAAATCGTGAAGatgctgctggagaagggAGCCAACATCATGGCAGCAAATAATGACGGCTGGACGCCACTACATGTGGCTTCGAACAATGGACATGCAGAAGTTGTCAAGGTGCTGCTAGAGAAAGGGGCCGATATTACGACGACGGACAACGATGGGTGGACGCCACTTTTATCCGCTTCGGCTGAAGGCCATGTCGATGTTGTCAAATTTCTGTTTGAGTCTTCGCCTCTTTATACTACTGAAACAAATGGTCTTGGTTGTACTGCCCTCTTTCTGGCTTCTCGAAACGGACGACTCCCGGTCGTGCAGTACCTGCTTTCCACTGGACGTTTTGACCCTAATATCAAGAACTACTACGGCTCTACAGCATTATCGGCTGCAGTAGCTAATGGCCACTATGAAGTTGTGGAGCTTCTGATTAGTACTGGTGTTAGTACTCTGGAGCAGGTCCAT CCTACAGTGGTGGGCATCTCACGCAGGTAA
- a CDS encoding hypothetical protein (EggNog:ENOG41), whose protein sequence is METAGLVIGVAGLAGLFTSCVEALDKIQSYRTFGTDSHVLNTQFKAARARFERWGPGVGIEQGRLKHAHHPALDDKAVSDVVAELLHIIVEAICDAGNVPPRRARGTGFDNKDSVERGRPTARNTMHESKTKKMSWALWGKGKRAEQVEIFEKLVQQLHNLVPPRTENNPWSAGNPDAGRTDTLTQGADPGHGWYDEIRRVLERIKEDIGAEARRQVLAWLSSCPPDERYHDSLQKKLPGTCDWILDRTAFSRWLAGGSTNRKLLWVNGHAGFGKTILSAHLVDHLSSTLSAPVAHFFFSSDHASREDPFLALRSWISQIVSQNDDAFEHARQSWISDVDLVATRVTIITLFKQLLRDIPGCILIADGLDECTSIAKFLRDVVDSVAGTETRVLLVSRDELAIRDALTDGTRETFDEYRITLEDVRPDINAYSHAIVSRKLCNKSDDVRSTLSEAMSDRCQGQFLWLKMQEECLRGGMNKKQLQRAIENTPTGLDRLYDHSWTKITKLEEEGRDRAFALLRWAAFALRPLTVCEITEAALILTSGELSRDDFPDAVDDEYIKSEIIGLCGPLLEVRKGSTGSSPGQRTVHLPHFSVRQYLLCNLPTPGWIYHENILQTSQEKMQNTLLARACLQYIFLPQIWQNIPDDSLSLGVSLREYAAATFHQHTNSGLNDNEELTKLLVQFFSRDNPVWNAWRAFIETKTRPDAAAETIPPSPLYYAVRMKLMAVAINLINEQSVNEASSLGRTPLDIACADGSNDFVALLLSKGADFTTTDNDGCTPLNLASNGGHAEIVKMLLEKGADFITVDDYGVTPLLLASFEGHVDVVKILLEKGADLTVANNDG, encoded by the exons ATGGAGACCGCTGGCCTCGTCATCGGAGTTGCTGGGCTCGCTGGACTTTTCACCTCCTGCGTAGAGGCCCTTGATAAAATACAATCTTACCGGACCTTCGGAACCGACTCGCACGTCTTGAATACTCAATTCAAAGCCGCTAGAGCTCGCTTCGAGCGATGGGGTCCAGGCGTGGGCATCGAACAGGGCCGACTAAAACACGCTCATCACCCAGCCCTGGATGATAAAGCCGTTTCCGATGTAGTAGCCGAATTATTACATATCATCGTCGAGGCGATTTGCGATGCTGGCAATGTACCTCCCCGTCGAGCTCGGGGTACAGGCTTTGACAACAAGGACTCAGTAGAGCGTGGCCGACCGACGGCCCGCAACACAATGCACGagtcgaagacgaagaagatgtcaTGGGCGTTATGGGGTAAAGGAAAGCGTGCAGAGCAAGTTGAGATATTCGAAAAACTGGTCCAACAACTGCATAATCTGGTGCCCCCGAGAACGGAGAATAATCCATGGTCAGCGGGAAATCCAGACGCTGGTCGTACCGATACACTCACTCAAG GAGCTGATCCAGGCCACGGATGGTACGATGAGATCCGTCGCGTCTTGGAACGAATTAAGGAAGACATTGGAG CCGAAGCGCGCCGTCAAGTTCTTGCCTGGCTTAGCAGTTGCCCTCCTGACGAGCGCTACCATGACTCCCTTCAGAAAAAACTCCCAGGTACCTGCGATTGGATTCTTGACCGCACTGCGTTTAGCCGCTGGTTAGCCGGAGGATCCACAAACCGAAAACTCCTATGGGTCAATGGGCATGCGGGGTTTGGAAAGACGATCCTCAGTGCCCATCTCGTCGACCATCTTTCTTCTACCCTGAGTGCGCCCGTTGcccatttcttcttttcttcagaTCATGCGAGCCGAGAAGACCCTTTCTTAGCCCTACGGTCATGGATATCCCAAATCGTATCGCAGAATGATGATGCATTCGAACACGCCCGCCAGAGTTGGATCTCTGACGTGGACCTTGTGGCAACTCGCGtgaccatcatcaccctctTCAAGCAACTCTTACGCGACATTCCTGGATGTATTCTTATCGCCGACGGCCTCGACGAATGTACCTCAATCGCAAAGTTTCTTCGCGATGTCGTAGATTCCGTTGCTGGAACAGAGACACGAGTCCTTCTCGTCAGTCGTGACGAGCTCGCCATTCGGGACGCACTCACGGACGGTACGCGGGAAACCTTCGACGAGTATAGGATAACGCTCGAAGATGTTCGACCAGATATTAATGCCTACTCTCATGCCATCGTTAGCAGAAAGCTTTGCAACAAGAGCGACGATGTCCGATCGACCCTTTCCGAGGCGATGTCCGATCGTTGCCAAGGCCAATTCCTCTGGCTTAAGATGCAAGAGGAGTGCCTTAGGGGAGGGATGAACAAGAAACAACTCCAACGTGCTATCGAGAACACGCCAACAGGCCTTGATCGTCTATACGACCACAGCTGGACCAAAATCACCAAgttggaagaagagggaagagacCGAGCCTTCGCTCTCCTTCGCTGGGCGGCATTTGCCTTACGGCCCCTTACTGTCTGCGAGATTACCGAAGCTGCTCTGATACTCACCTCTGGAGAACTATCACGGGACGATTTTCCCGACGCCGTAGATGACGAGTATATCAAAAGCGAGATAATCGGTCTTTGTGGCCCTCTCTTGGAAGTGAGGAAGGGATCCACTGGGTCCTCCCCAGGTCAACGAACGGTGCATCTGCCGCATTTCTCGGTCCGTCAATATCTTCTATGCAACCTTCCTACTCCAGGCTGGATATACCATGAGAACATTTTGCAGACTTCTCAAGAGAAGATGCAGAATACCTTGCTTGCCAGGGCTTGTCTTCAATACATCTTCCTCCCGCAAATTTGGCAAAATATTCCGGATGACTCTCTTTCCCTAGGCGTCTCATTGCGAGAATatgcagcagcaaccttCCATCAACATACCAACTCTGGATTAAATGACAACGAAGAACTAACAAAGCTTTTGGTGCAGTTTTTCAGCAGAGACAATCCTGTTTGGAATGCTTGGCGGGCCTTTATCGAGACTAAAACCCGACCAGACGCAGCGGCTGAGACCATACCACCAAGCCCACTGTATTATGCTGTaaggatgaagttgatggcCGTGGCAATAAACCTTATCAATGAACAGAGCGTGAACGAAGCCAGTAGCTTGGGAAGAACACCGCTTGACATCGCTTGTGCTGATGGGTCCAACGATTTTGttgctctgcttctttcGAAGGGAGCCGATTTCACGACGACGGACAACGATGGCTGCACACCACTAAACTTGGCCTCGAATGGCGGGCATGCAGAAATCGTCAAGatgctgctggagaagggAGCCGATTTTATAACGGTGGACGATTATGGGGTGACGCCACTTTTATTAGCTTCGTTTGAAggccatgttgatgttgttaaGATACTGCTGGAGAAGGGAGCCGATCTCACGGTAGCAAACAACGATGGCTAG